A section of the Streptomyces sp. SCL15-4 genome encodes:
- a CDS encoding aminoglycoside phosphotransferase family protein has protein sequence MYAASSSVSAPARPLRSRPAGGGPYLDPVARPGVPVPGVVRPRRVPGRPGAQPLSGRLDLSGPQGAQLRTALASVHRICPEFAPVQVLRQGGRSVLLVGTTGRGTAVAKCLLDHSPVWVERSRQEIAAYRSFVRHRPPVRVPRLIAADPDNCTLVIERLPGRPVALRRHPMEAPPRADIRAALGAICRVNAWRPPAGTFDMPLDYAARISRYHELGLLTDRDLGDLQKLLHGIAHEVGRHGMLQFCHGDALLSNILLSPAGPVLVDWEHAGWYLPGYDLATLWLALGEAAPVARRNISQLAQSAGPASRDAFLVNLMLLVTREIRTVETAVQRSMREAAPPVPGAAQPGAVPSGEEQRLLLRRLHDDCQLARRAVRAAVGTR, from the coding sequence ATGTACGCAGCATCGTCCTCCGTGTCCGCCCCGGCCCGGCCGCTGCGCTCCCGTCCTGCGGGCGGCGGACCGTACCTGGACCCGGTGGCGCGTCCGGGCGTCCCCGTGCCGGGGGTGGTCCGGCCCCGGCGGGTCCCGGGCCGGCCCGGAGCCCAGCCGCTCAGCGGACGGCTGGACCTGTCCGGCCCGCAGGGCGCGCAGCTGCGGACCGCGCTCGCCTCGGTGCACCGGATCTGCCCGGAGTTCGCCCCGGTGCAGGTGCTGCGGCAGGGTGGACGGTCGGTGCTCCTGGTCGGGACGACGGGACGGGGGACGGCGGTCGCGAAGTGTCTCCTGGACCACTCGCCCGTCTGGGTGGAGCGGAGTCGTCAGGAAATAGCCGCATACCGCTCGTTCGTCCGGCACCGGCCGCCGGTGCGGGTGCCGAGGCTGATCGCGGCGGATCCGGACAACTGCACGCTGGTGATCGAGCGGCTGCCGGGCCGCCCGGTGGCGTTGCGGCGGCATCCGATGGAGGCGCCGCCGCGCGCGGACATCCGGGCCGCGCTCGGCGCGATCTGCCGGGTGAACGCCTGGCGGCCCCCGGCGGGCACCTTCGACATGCCGCTGGACTACGCGGCCCGGATCTCCCGGTACCACGAGCTGGGCCTGCTCACCGACCGGGACCTCGGCGACCTGCAGAAACTGCTGCACGGCATCGCGCACGAGGTGGGCCGGCACGGCATGCTCCAGTTCTGCCACGGCGACGCCCTGCTGTCCAACATCCTGCTGTCACCGGCCGGTCCGGTGCTGGTGGACTGGGAGCACGCGGGCTGGTACCTGCCGGGTTACGACCTGGCGACGCTGTGGCTGGCCCTCGGGGAGGCCGCTCCGGTGGCCCGGCGGAACATCAGCCAGCTCGCCCAGTCGGCGGGCCCGGCTTCCAGGGACGCCTTCCTGGTGAACCTGATGCTGCTGGTGACCCGGGAGATCCGCACCGTGGAGACGGCCGTGCAGCGTTCCATGCGGGAGGCGGCTCCGCCGGTCCCGGGCGCGGCGCAGCCGGGTGCCGTGCCGTCCGGCGAGGAACAGCGGCTGCTGCTGCGGCGGTTGCACGACGACTGCCAGCTGGCCCGCAGGGCGGTGCGCGCGGCGGTCGGCACCCGCTGA
- a CDS encoding PP2C family protein-serine/threonine phosphatase, which translates to MPSPVSADRPAAQPPGRGSVEALITQTRRLKGDVDAVRRDTRGDGADPEERWQRALYDLALHQLNDVDAHLAQLRDGPPPRPAPAAPGGSLLSRVGSAEWNLLTDEVTWSAELYRILGLDPAGPALTLDELPGLVPAEDRPRLTEMVTACLVDARPIDGEFRVVRPDGVVRTVHMMGEPVLGADGGTTSMWAVLRDVSELRRSQRTVSETRDTLHRRRRRERTEHRIAAELQEAVLPPWHGSLRLSHQGPVALDLAAHRIPAATATLIGADWYDALDLADGQTLLTVGGLTGQAAASGMAMLLGAVRGMAMAGTLPGRLLTLLNRLLGTAAQPALGSAVCCRYRPTTRTLVWARAGHPAPLLYRGGTGRLLDAPDGTPLGASSGTVYEESAVTLRPGDLLLLHTGALLPEHGGTAAVDRLLGLASRFGPAHTARDCVRTVVEEFGGPGREDDACVLAAKVTA; encoded by the coding sequence ATGCCGTCCCCAGTCTCCGCGGACCGCCCAGCCGCCCAGCCGCCCGGCCGCGGCTCGGTCGAGGCGCTGATCACGCAGACGCGGCGGCTCAAGGGCGACGTGGACGCCGTACGGCGTGACACCCGGGGCGACGGCGCGGACCCCGAGGAACGCTGGCAGCGCGCCCTGTACGACCTCGCCCTGCACCAGCTGAACGACGTCGACGCGCACCTGGCCCAGCTGCGGGACGGCCCGCCGCCCCGACCGGCGCCGGCCGCTCCGGGCGGTTCGCTGCTCAGCCGCGTCGGCAGCGCCGAGTGGAACCTGCTGACGGACGAGGTCACCTGGTCCGCGGAGCTGTACCGGATCCTCGGCCTCGACCCGGCCGGTCCCGCTCTCACCCTGGACGAACTGCCCGGCCTGGTGCCGGCGGAGGACCGGCCGAGACTCACCGAGATGGTGACGGCCTGCCTGGTCGACGCCAGGCCCATCGACGGCGAGTTCCGCGTCGTACGTCCCGACGGTGTCGTACGGACCGTACACATGATGGGCGAACCCGTGCTCGGCGCCGACGGCGGCACGACCTCCATGTGGGCCGTGCTCCGCGACGTCAGCGAACTGCGCCGCAGCCAGCGGACGGTGAGCGAGACCCGGGACACGCTGCACCGGCGCCGCCGGCGGGAGCGGACCGAGCACCGGATCGCGGCGGAGTTACAGGAGGCCGTGCTGCCGCCCTGGCACGGCTCCCTGCGGCTTTCGCACCAGGGCCCGGTGGCCCTGGACCTGGCCGCCCACCGCATTCCGGCCGCGACCGCCACCCTGATCGGCGCCGACTGGTACGACGCGCTGGACCTGGCCGACGGCCAGACCCTGCTCACCGTGGGCGGTCTCACCGGGCAGGCCGCCGCCTCCGGCATGGCGATGCTGCTCGGCGCCGTACGCGGCATGGCGATGGCCGGGACCCTGCCCGGACGGCTGCTCACCCTGCTGAACCGGTTGCTCGGCACCGCCGCGCAGCCCGCCCTCGGCAGCGCCGTCTGCTGCCGCTACCGGCCCACGACCCGCACCCTGGTCTGGGCACGGGCCGGACACCCCGCCCCGCTGCTGTACCGCGGCGGGACGGGGCGCCTGCTGGACGCGCCGGACGGCACCCCCCTCGGCGCCTCCTCCGGCACCGTCTACGAAGAGTCCGCCGTCACCCTGCGACCGGGCGACCTGCTCCTGCTGCACACCGGCGCGCTGCTGCCGGAGCACGGCGGGACGGCGGCCGTGGACCGGCTGCTCGGCCTCGCCTCCCGGTTCGGCCCCGCGCACACCGCGCGGGACTGTGTCCGCACGGTCGTCGAGGAGTTCGGCGGACCCGGACGCGAGGACGACGCGTGCGTGCTCGCCGCGAAGGTCACCGCCTGA
- a CDS encoding SsgA family sporulation/cell division regulator: METTVAQLAHARLVAAGDQEVPVPATLRYTADDPLAVYLDFPAEAALHGEEVTWTFARSLLDEGLGAPAGHGDVRIWPCGRTGTVLELHSPHGMALLLFRASVLRGFLGRTYQVVASGEEDVSEVVERGLSALFGGV, from the coding sequence ATGGAGACCACCGTCGCACAGCTCGCCCACGCCCGCCTCGTCGCCGCCGGGGACCAGGAGGTCCCGGTGCCCGCCACGCTCCGCTACACCGCGGACGACCCGCTCGCGGTGTACCTCGACTTCCCCGCCGAGGCCGCCCTGCACGGCGAGGAGGTCACCTGGACCTTCGCCCGCTCCCTGCTCGACGAGGGGCTCGGGGCCCCGGCCGGCCACGGGGACGTACGGATATGGCCCTGCGGCCGCACCGGAACCGTCCTGGAACTGCACTCGCCGCACGGCATGGCCCTGCTGCTCTTCCGGGCCTCGGTGCTGCGCGGCTTCCTCGGGCGCACGTACCAGGTGGTGGCGAGCGGCGAGGAGGATGTGTCCGAGGTGGTGGAACGGGGGCTGAGCGCGCTGTTCGGAGGCGTGTGA
- a CDS encoding Gfo/Idh/MocA family oxidoreductase, translating to MGELLGVAVLGAGHMGADHIRRLDRVVSGARVAAVADPDLARAEAAAAGLAGVTVHTDPLAALDAPGVAAVLIASPGPAHEEALLGAFARRLPVLCEKPMVPDSAGALRVVEAEAALGRRLAQIGFMRRYDAEYLRLKALLDGGGLGRPLMLHCTHRNVSSPGGFTSAMLINSSVSHEIDAARWLLRQELTAVTVLRPTPSSRAPEGLLDPQFVLFETESGALVDVEVFVNCGFGYQVRCEAVCEAGSARIGEAHTMVVTTADGAREEVARDYLVRFADAYDREVRAWVDATRRGEVTGPGAWDGYAASLVAEAGVRSLETGTRVPVEPAPRPDLYARPGH from the coding sequence ATGGGTGAGCTGCTGGGTGTGGCGGTACTGGGTGCCGGACACATGGGAGCGGACCACATACGGCGCCTCGACCGGGTGGTCAGCGGCGCCAGGGTGGCGGCGGTGGCCGATCCCGACCTCGCCCGGGCCGAGGCTGCGGCGGCCGGGCTGGCCGGCGTCACCGTGCACACCGATCCGCTGGCCGCGCTCGACGCGCCCGGCGTGGCGGCGGTCCTGATCGCGTCCCCGGGTCCCGCGCACGAGGAGGCCCTGCTCGGCGCCTTCGCCCGCCGGCTGCCGGTCCTGTGCGAGAAGCCCATGGTGCCGGACTCCGCCGGTGCCCTGCGCGTCGTGGAGGCCGAGGCGGCACTCGGCCGCCGGCTGGCGCAGATCGGTTTCATGCGCCGCTACGACGCCGAGTACCTGCGGCTGAAGGCGCTGCTGGACGGCGGCGGTCTGGGCCGGCCCCTGATGCTGCACTGCACGCACCGCAACGTCTCCTCGCCCGGCGGCTTCACCAGCGCGATGCTGATCAACAGCTCGGTGTCGCACGAGATCGACGCGGCCCGGTGGCTGCTCCGGCAGGAGCTGACGGCGGTCACCGTGCTGCGGCCCACGCCGTCCTCGCGCGCGCCCGAGGGCCTGCTCGATCCGCAGTTCGTGCTGTTCGAGACCGAGTCGGGGGCCCTGGTGGACGTCGAGGTCTTCGTCAACTGCGGCTTCGGCTACCAGGTGCGCTGCGAGGCCGTGTGCGAGGCGGGCAGCGCGCGGATCGGCGAGGCGCACACCATGGTGGTCACCACCGCGGACGGCGCCCGCGAGGAGGTGGCGCGGGACTATCTCGTCCGGTTCGCCGACGCCTACGACCGCGAGGTGCGGGCCTGGGTCGACGCCACCCGGCGCGGCGAGGTCACCGGTCCGGGCGCCTGGGACGGGTACGCCGCGTCCTTGGTCGCCGAGGCGGGCGTGCGGTCCCTGGAGACGGGCACCCGGGTGCCCGTCGAACCGGCTCCCCGCCCGGATCTGTACGCCCGGCCCGGACACTGA
- a CDS encoding chemotaxis protein, translating to MEHALSPATLAELRRPRPYPAVSVLTPTHRRQRGDGQDQVRLRNALTEARRRLESDPAVTRERRADVEAQLDRALAEVDLTHPEDGLVIFAAPGEHQVWSLARPVPERVVLSDTFLTRNLVSAHAAERPFWVLTLSADRVTLWNGGAGRVVEEHTGGFPLIRARENFDAERLMRIGDQPSTFRDEDTRRFLRDADTAMSRILRAWPRPLYLTGEQAALSLMEEAGGVARCGVPVPHGGLAHAGPEAVWQAVRPVLEEESRRDAAAVARELTAARGRRTYAAGVDELWQSARDGRVRLLAVEEDYRATVREIGDHLEPAESGDLDARDDIVDEIVERCLETGADVRFVPDGTLGDANGIAGVLRY from the coding sequence ATGGAGCACGCACTGAGTCCCGCGACCCTCGCCGAACTGCGCCGCCCGCGCCCCTATCCGGCGGTCTCCGTGCTGACGCCGACGCACCGCCGGCAACGCGGCGACGGCCAGGACCAGGTCCGGCTGCGCAACGCGCTGACCGAGGCGCGCCGGCGCCTGGAGTCCGACCCGGCCGTCACCCGCGAACGGCGTGCCGACGTCGAGGCACAACTCGACCGCGCCCTCGCGGAGGTGGACCTGACACACCCCGAGGACGGTCTGGTGATCTTCGCCGCGCCGGGTGAGCACCAGGTGTGGTCCCTCGCCCGGCCCGTGCCCGAGCGGGTGGTGCTGTCGGACACCTTCCTCACCCGCAACCTGGTGTCGGCCCATGCCGCCGAACGGCCCTTCTGGGTGCTGACGCTCTCCGCCGACCGCGTCACGCTGTGGAACGGCGGCGCCGGCCGGGTCGTCGAGGAGCACACGGGCGGCTTCCCGCTGATCCGCGCCCGGGAGAACTTCGACGCCGAGCGGCTGATGCGGATCGGCGACCAGCCGAGCACCTTCCGCGACGAGGACACGCGCCGGTTCCTGCGCGACGCGGACACCGCCATGAGCAGGATCCTGCGGGCCTGGCCCCGGCCGCTGTACCTCACCGGCGAGCAGGCGGCGCTGTCCCTGATGGAGGAGGCCGGCGGCGTCGCGCGGTGCGGCGTGCCGGTGCCGCACGGCGGGCTCGCCCACGCCGGTCCGGAGGCGGTGTGGCAGGCCGTCCGGCCGGTCCTGGAGGAGGAGTCGCGCCGCGACGCCGCGGCCGTCGCACGGGAACTCACCGCGGCCCGCGGGCGCAGGACCTACGCGGCCGGGGTGGACGAGCTGTGGCAAAGCGCCCGGGACGGCCGCGTCCGGCTGCTCGCCGTCGAGGAGGACTACCGCGCGACCGTCCGCGAGATCGGCGACCACCTGGAGCCGGCCGAGTCCGGGGACCTGGACGCCCGCGACGACATCGTGGACGAGATCGTCGAGCGGTGCCTGGAGACCGGCGCCGACGTGCGCTTCGTCCCGGACGGCACACTGGGCGACGCGAACGGCATCGCCGGGGTGCTGCGGTACTGA
- the asnB gene encoding asparagine synthase (glutamine-hydrolyzing) — protein sequence MCGITGWVSFDRDLTTETAAVDAMTETMACRGPDDRGTWSEGPAALGHRRLAIIDLPGGRQPMSVPTPEGTVALVYSGEAYNFTELRRELTDRGHRFTTDSDTEVVLHGYLEWGDAVAERLNGMYAFAVWDGRRDKLVMIRDRMGIKPFYYYRTPDGVLFGSEPKAILANPLARARVTLDGLRELFVMIKTPGHAVWDGMAEVEPGTVVTVDRSGLSTRVYWSLETRPHTDDRDTTIATVRSLLDDIVRRQLVADVPRCTLLSGGLDSSAMTALAARQLAVHGEKVRSFAVDFAGQADNFVADELRGTPDTPFVHDVARLAGTEHQDIVLDTDALSDPGVRERVIRARDLPSGLGDMDSSLLLLFRAIREKSTVALSGESADEVFGGYLQFFDEEARHADTFPWLTTMGRHFGEDADVVRSDIAKALDLESYVADGYRTAVAGIDRLDGESDFEYRMRRMSHLHLTRFVRMLLDRKDRMSMAVGLEVRVPFCDHRLVEYVYNTPWALKSFDGREKSLLREATADLLPKSVYDRVKSPYPSTQDPGYARALQEQVKELLARPSHPVFDLLDRDRVREASERDTPVSTQAARRGLERALDLAGWLDLYAPELVLG from the coding sequence ATGTGCGGCATCACCGGATGGGTCTCCTTCGACCGTGATCTGACCACGGAGACCGCCGCTGTCGACGCGATGACCGAGACGATGGCCTGCCGGGGCCCGGACGACCGCGGCACCTGGAGTGAGGGCCCCGCCGCCCTGGGACACCGCCGGCTCGCCATCATCGACCTGCCCGGCGGCCGCCAGCCGATGTCCGTGCCCACCCCCGAAGGCACCGTCGCCCTGGTCTACTCCGGCGAGGCGTACAACTTCACCGAACTGCGCCGGGAACTCACCGACCGCGGCCACCGGTTCACCACCGACTCCGACACCGAGGTGGTGCTGCACGGCTATCTGGAGTGGGGCGACGCGGTCGCCGAACGGCTCAACGGCATGTACGCGTTCGCCGTGTGGGACGGCCGGCGGGACAAGCTGGTCATGATCCGCGACCGCATGGGCATCAAGCCCTTCTACTACTACCGCACGCCCGACGGCGTCCTGTTCGGCTCCGAGCCCAAGGCGATCCTCGCCAACCCGCTGGCCCGGGCCCGCGTCACCCTGGACGGCCTGCGCGAGCTGTTCGTCATGATCAAGACGCCGGGGCACGCGGTCTGGGACGGCATGGCCGAGGTGGAACCCGGCACCGTCGTCACCGTCGACCGCTCCGGCCTGTCCACCCGCGTGTACTGGAGCCTGGAGACCCGCCCGCACACCGACGACCGCGACACCACCATCGCCACCGTGCGCTCGCTCCTCGACGACATCGTGCGCCGCCAGCTGGTCGCCGACGTGCCGCGCTGCACCCTGCTCTCCGGCGGGCTCGACTCCTCGGCCATGACCGCGCTCGCCGCCCGGCAGCTCGCCGTCCACGGCGAGAAGGTGCGCAGCTTCGCCGTCGACTTCGCGGGCCAGGCCGACAACTTCGTCGCCGACGAACTGCGCGGCACGCCCGACACGCCCTTCGTGCACGACGTGGCCCGGCTCGCCGGCACCGAGCACCAGGACATCGTGCTCGACACCGACGCCCTCTCCGACCCCGGTGTCCGCGAGCGGGTGATCCGGGCCCGCGACCTGCCGTCCGGCCTCGGCGACATGGACAGTTCGCTGCTGCTGCTCTTCCGCGCGATCCGCGAGAAGTCCACCGTCGCCCTGTCCGGCGAGTCCGCCGACGAGGTGTTCGGCGGCTATCTGCAGTTCTTCGACGAGGAGGCGCGCCACGCCGACACCTTCCCGTGGCTGACCACCATGGGCCGCCACTTCGGCGAGGACGCCGACGTGGTGCGCAGTGACATAGCCAAGGCCCTCGACCTCGAAAGCTATGTGGCCGACGGCTACCGCACCGCCGTCGCCGGCATCGACCGGCTGGACGGCGAGAGCGACTTCGAGTACCGGATGCGGCGGATGAGCCATCTGCACCTCACCCGCTTCGTGCGCATGCTGCTCGACCGCAAGGACCGCATGAGCATGGCCGTCGGCCTGGAGGTGCGGGTGCCGTTCTGCGACCACCGGCTGGTCGAGTACGTCTACAACACGCCGTGGGCCCTGAAGTCCTTCGACGGCCGGGAGAAGAGCCTGCTCCGGGAGGCGACGGCGGACCTCCTGCCGAAGTCGGTGTACGACCGGGTGAAGAGTCCCTATCCGTCCACCCAGGACCCCGGGTACGCCCGCGCGCTCCAGGAGCAGGTCAAGGAGCTGCTGGCCCGGCCCTCCCACCCCGTGTTCGACCTGCTCGACCGGGACCGGGTACGGGAGGCCTCCGAACGCGACACGCCGGTCAGCACCCAGGCGGCCCGGCGCGGCCTGGAACGCGCCCTGGACCTCGCCGGGTGGCTGGACCTGTACGCGCCCGAGCTGGTGCTCGGCTGA
- a CDS encoding DUF4232 domain-containing protein, whose product MRIRAAIAAPAAVSAAAAALLLTAPQSQAAAGHERTVRCTERALTVQAKAVTGHPAVLRVSVTNHTARACLVDRVPTVTFGDLDGAALPLPEGGTGDHRLAAGGTAYAAVRTIADPADPQARRADSVTVAASAAHWGRSFGPGRLGTGRQVLVWEPVTTWWQPTARAADRIIGLD is encoded by the coding sequence ATGCGCATCCGCGCCGCCATCGCCGCACCCGCCGCCGTCTCGGCCGCCGCGGCGGCCCTGCTGCTGACCGCGCCGCAGAGCCAGGCCGCCGCCGGCCACGAGCGGACCGTCCGCTGCACCGAGCGGGCGCTGACGGTACAGGCGAAGGCCGTCACCGGCCACCCGGCCGTGCTGCGGGTCAGCGTCACCAACCACACCGCCCGCGCCTGCCTCGTCGACCGCGTGCCCACGGTGACCTTCGGCGACCTGGACGGGGCCGCGCTGCCGCTGCCCGAGGGCGGCACCGGCGACCACCGGCTGGCGGCGGGCGGGACCGCCTACGCCGCCGTGCGGACCATCGCCGACCCGGCGGACCCGCAGGCCCGCCGGGCGGACTCGGTCACGGTGGCGGCCTCGGCCGCGCACTGGGGCCGCTCCTTCGGCCCCGGCCGGCTCGGCACCGGACGGCAGGTGCTCGTCTGGGAGCCGGTGACCACCTGGTGGCAGCCGACGGCGCGGGCCGCGGACCGGATCATCGGGCTGGACTGA
- a CDS encoding alpha/beta hydrolase, which translates to MLAMLSTRPGVRRCAGASALALALLGAALPATAADRPQPDLTRFYRQHPVWAACQGPDMPEDLQCAKVTVPLDYARPDAGTLDVALARYRATGTSHGSVVLNFGGPGGAGIPELASQGRQFMDLTNGYDVVTFDPRGVGRSSPVSCGEGGVAVPAVPRQDSEAGRSRELFRQLRQVAEECARNSGPVLPHIGTVNASRDLDVIRQALGDGKLNYLGFSYGTRLGAVYAAQFPDRTGRLVLDGVDTLTESPAEQGLAGAEGQQTALDDFLDWCTADVGCPFGQDRRRAGDEVIRLVRALDRDPVPTGFGGSFSGQDLVGALGQGLYSRQSWPSLERALASLVEDGDTRRVLGFATGGIGLPRDRYAADRTGPAPRDRHRADGGPADGGLVDAADVPADNLPAALMAINCADDPDRPAAARLTEEMRTLRAAYDHASPVFGRYRLTQLLLCYGRPAGTDFIRERVKDVHTAKMLLVGTRGDPATPYRWTVETARRLGPSAVVLDNKGEGHTGYSSSMCVHHKVNDFLLYGTLPAGGGSCPADAAPAAGPEGTG; encoded by the coding sequence ATGCTGGCCATGCTGTCCACACGGCCCGGCGTGCGGCGCTGCGCGGGCGCCTCGGCGCTCGCCCTGGCGCTGCTCGGAGCGGCGCTGCCCGCGACCGCCGCCGACCGGCCGCAGCCGGACCTCACCCGCTTCTACCGGCAGCACCCGGTGTGGGCCGCCTGCCAGGGTCCGGACATGCCCGAGGACCTGCAGTGCGCGAAGGTCACCGTCCCGCTCGACTACGCCCGGCCGGACGCGGGGACGCTGGACGTGGCGCTGGCCCGCTACCGCGCGACGGGCACGTCACACGGTTCGGTGGTGCTCAACTTCGGCGGCCCGGGCGGCGCCGGTATTCCGGAACTGGCCTCCCAGGGACGGCAGTTCATGGATCTGACCAACGGCTATGACGTGGTCACCTTCGACCCGCGCGGCGTCGGCCGCTCCTCCCCCGTCAGCTGCGGCGAGGGCGGCGTCGCGGTTCCCGCGGTGCCGAGGCAGGACTCGGAGGCCGGCCGGTCGCGGGAACTGTTCCGGCAGCTGCGGCAGGTGGCCGAGGAATGCGCCCGCAACTCCGGCCCGGTGCTGCCCCACATCGGCACCGTGAACGCCTCCCGCGACCTGGACGTGATCCGCCAGGCGCTCGGCGACGGCAAGCTCAACTACCTCGGCTTCTCCTACGGCACGCGGCTCGGCGCGGTGTACGCGGCGCAGTTCCCGGACCGGACCGGCCGGCTCGTCCTGGACGGCGTGGACACACTGACCGAGTCGCCGGCCGAGCAGGGGCTGGCGGGCGCCGAGGGCCAGCAGACGGCACTCGACGACTTCCTGGACTGGTGTACGGCGGATGTCGGCTGTCCGTTCGGGCAGGACCGGCGCCGGGCCGGGGACGAGGTGATCCGGCTGGTGCGCGCGCTCGACCGGGACCCGGTGCCGACGGGCTTCGGCGGTTCGTTCAGCGGCCAGGACCTGGTGGGCGCCCTCGGACAGGGCCTGTACAGCAGGCAGTCGTGGCCTTCGCTGGAACGCGCGCTGGCCTCGCTGGTGGAGGACGGCGACACCCGCCGGGTCCTCGGCTTCGCCACGGGCGGCATCGGCCTGCCCCGCGACCGGTACGCCGCGGACCGCACCGGCCCGGCGCCCCGCGACCGGCACCGCGCGGACGGCGGACCGGCGGACGGCGGACTGGTCGACGCCGCCGACGTCCCGGCGGACAACCTGCCGGCCGCCCTGATGGCGATCAACTGCGCGGACGACCCCGACCGGCCCGCCGCGGCCCGGCTCACCGAGGAGATGCGCACGCTGCGGGCCGCGTACGACCACGCCTCGCCGGTCTTCGGCCGCTACCGGCTCACCCAGCTGCTGCTGTGCTACGGCCGGCCCGCGGGCACCGATTTCATCCGCGAGCGGGTGAAGGACGTGCACACGGCGAAGATGCTGCTCGTGGGCACACGCGGTGACCCGGCGACGCCGTACCGGTGGACCGTGGAGACCGCCCGCCGGCTGGGTCCCTCGGCGGTGGTGCTGGACAACAAGGGCGAGGGCCACACCGGGTATTCCTCCTCCATGTGCGTGCACCACAAGGTCAATGACTTCCTGCTCTACGGCACGCTGCCGGCCGGCGGCGGCTCCTGTCCCGCGGACGCTGCCCCGGCCGCCGGCCCCGAGGGCACCGGCTGA
- a CDS encoding chaplin codes for MRRATRNGVIAVAAASGAMAVALPVSAAFAADGAGARGAAAGSPGLLSGNGVQLPVDVPVNVCGNTVDLVGLLNPAAGNACANTGKKRSDGTGPGASAHGGAAGSPGAVSGNGVQLPVDLPVNITGNSVDGVGVGNPVFGNQSVNGPGDTSRPAPRPPVRHTPAPKPRAPKPQAPAPSRPAPRPTVSTLAHTGADAAAPAAAAGALLVAAGTILYRRFRPARDA; via the coding sequence ATGAGACGGGCCACCCGAAACGGTGTGATCGCGGTCGCCGCCGCGTCCGGCGCGATGGCCGTGGCGCTCCCGGTGTCCGCCGCCTTCGCGGCCGACGGGGCCGGCGCCCGGGGCGCGGCAGCAGGCTCACCCGGGCTGCTCTCCGGCAACGGCGTCCAGCTCCCGGTGGACGTGCCGGTGAACGTCTGCGGCAACACGGTCGACCTCGTGGGACTGCTCAACCCGGCCGCCGGCAACGCCTGCGCGAACACCGGCAAGAAGCGGTCCGACGGCACGGGACCGGGCGCGTCCGCCCACGGCGGCGCGGCGGGCTCGCCCGGCGCGGTCTCGGGCAACGGCGTCCAGCTCCCCGTCGACCTGCCGGTGAACATCACCGGCAACAGCGTCGACGGGGTCGGCGTGGGCAACCCGGTGTTCGGCAACCAGTCGGTCAACGGCCCCGGCGACACTTCCCGCCCCGCCCCGCGTCCCCCCGTCCGGCACACTCCCGCGCCGAAGCCCCGGGCCCCGAAGCCGCAGGCCCCCGCCCCGTCCCGGCCCGCCCCGCGCCCGACCGTGTCCACGCTGGCCCACACCGGAGCGGACGCCGCCGCCCCCGCCGCGGCCGCCGGCGCCCTGCTCGTCGCAGCGGGCACCATCCTCTACCGCCGCTTCCGCCCGGCCCGCGACGCCTAG
- a CDS encoding GNAT family N-acetyltransferase, with protein MTPAAPQDLVVTQATLADWPVISGWAAAEGWDPGLSDGPAFFAQDPDGFFLGRIDGEPVSAVSVVNHGDGFAFLGCYLVRPGLRGQGHGLTTWKTALAHAGSRTVGLDGVVAQQDNYRQSGFRFAHRTIRFTGPAPAAEPPAGVRPAGPADLAAITAYDSACHPADRPRFLAAWLTTPGHQAVVRENDGRLTGYGVLRPGHDTLRIGPLFADTAADARALFAALTADVTGREVAIDVPEPNTAGTALAEQAGLRPSFETARMYTGPVRAYAQERVFGVTTLELG; from the coding sequence ATGACCCCTGCGGCCCCCCAGGACCTCGTCGTCACCCAGGCCACCCTCGCCGACTGGCCGGTGATCAGCGGGTGGGCGGCGGCGGAGGGCTGGGACCCCGGACTGTCCGACGGGCCCGCGTTCTTCGCCCAGGACCCCGACGGGTTCTTCCTCGGCCGGATCGACGGGGAACCGGTCTCCGCCGTCTCCGTGGTGAACCACGGAGACGGCTTCGCCTTCCTCGGCTGCTACCTGGTCCGCCCCGGCCTGCGCGGCCAGGGGCACGGTCTGACCACCTGGAAGACCGCGCTGGCACACGCCGGGAGCCGGACCGTCGGCCTGGACGGAGTCGTCGCCCAGCAGGACAACTACCGCCAGTCCGGTTTCCGCTTCGCCCACCGCACCATCCGGTTCACCGGCCCCGCCCCCGCGGCCGAGCCGCCCGCCGGCGTCCGCCCGGCCGGCCCCGCGGACCTCGCCGCGATCACCGCCTACGACAGCGCCTGCCACCCCGCCGACCGTCCCCGGTTCCTCGCCGCATGGCTCACCACACCCGGCCACCAGGCCGTCGTCCGCGAGAACGACGGCCGCCTGACCGGCTACGGCGTGCTCCGCCCCGGCCACGACACCCTGCGCATCGGCCCCCTCTTCGCGGACACCGCCGCCGACGCCCGCGCCCTGTTCGCCGCCCTCACCGCCGACGTGACCGGCCGGGAGGTCGCGATCGACGTGCCCGAGCCGAACACGGCCGGCACCGCCCTCGCCGAACAGGCCGGACTGCGGCCCTCGTTCGAGACCGCCCGCATGTACACCGGCCCGGTGCGCGCCTACGCCCAAGAGCGGGTGTTCGGCGTCACCACGCTCGAACTCGGCTGA